TTTCTAGCTACTACAACTTTATCCTAGCAAGTTACAATCCCTTTTCTCACATAAAACTACCAGTATCTCTAGCCCTTCTGGCCATGGGACTCAACATTCACAGACTCAGAATTCCCTAAGTCCGCTACATGATGAATAACTAAGGGgttctctccccttctttttaAAGAGCAGTGAACCTTTGAAATATATTCTTTGAAGTTTATACCCCAGACAGAGTTTTTCTCCCTTGCTCGTGTGCAGATGCCATGCTGTCCTTATCCTCTTGTGAATTAGCTTTCTCTGTTGGTTTGATCACTTTGTTTATTTCAGACATGTACTTTCATTGTCCCTGACTTTCAAAAGGCCTCTGCTCCCCTTGGGCAACCAGTGTTCTGGTCTCTCTTGAAAACCTGGCTCCAAGGCAGAAAGGGGACAGGGCTGCATTGGGTCCTGCTAAAGTGGCACCTGTCTCCATTCAAAGTAATGTCAGAAAGTTTCTTTGATGCAAAatctaggagagagagagatcacgtCCTCATCCTCCTTGTACCAAATGTCGCTGTTGCTCTTCATTTGCTTCCCTGTGCTAGACCCCTGCGATGGTGCCACTTACTGATGGTGTATGCTAGGTGTTTCCATTCATAAAGAATAACCAGAGATTTGTTAGATGAAGGGAAACCAAGAACTGAAGTAAAGTTCATGAGAGAGCACAGAGCTGCATTTGCCCAGGACACAAACAGCAGCATGTAGGGTGccctgattttgatttttttccccagtgcttTTGCAGTGCTTTTGTTCCATAATAAAAGCACACAGACTTACACAGAAAtcactaaaggtgtgaattaaaacccaaaaagttaTTTTGATGCAAATGAGCGTAGAGAGACCTTAGGGTTTGTCTAGACTAGAGTTGGATTGCTAATTAACCTGAGTTAACCAACAGGATTGTAAATGCTAGTATAGACACTCCACAAATGTGTGTTTGTACCgggggggtcctggtccatgactgggacacctggtgctattgcaatacagaTAGCATCATCATAAACCCAAGTGGTTTATGCTTGGACTCAGCCTTGGACAAAGCAGGGAAGCCACTCAGAGTGAAaagctttggttttgttttttaaagaattctCTAGGTGAGGCCCTTTGGGTTGCCCTATTACAGTTAGTAaagacaaagggccagatcctgagctgcgtAACAGTCCTTTGCATAGTGTTGCTATGGGAGGTGAGGGAAGTGACATCTCCTGGACCTCCACTGGTGTTTTGAACAGGGAGTGCACTTTGTCACAGAACTGTTGACTCCACCCAACCACACAGTGCAGTTGTGTGGAGAGAGAGCTGTGGTGGGCAGCACTATGCTGCTTAGAGGGAGTCAAGACTAGAAAAGTCTCTGAGGAACTTTAGAGACCAGCATAGTCTCCCTGCACTGGACTCCCCTGGCAAGAGGGAATCATGCTGGCTCCACTGCCTCAGAGGCCTTCCAGAGCTCTTACACAGGCTGTAGGATCTGACCCAATGTGTAGTGTGCCATAGAAAAAACAGAGCCAGAAATATCAGACACTGAATTTCTTCATTAATGCCAGTTCATAAACACATTAATTGTGTGCAAATATCTTCAGAGGGAGGAGCAAAAGCAGCACAGTATGTAGATGCAGCATGTATAAAGGGCAAAAAGGTGTCTCTAAAATTCCTCCTCTGCTTCAATAGGACAATGGAAAAAGCAATCCCAGAAGATTAGGGATACATTAATCTAccaaggagaaaaaaattaataatgtgcagaagaaaacatttaaacaacTTATAGCAAGTTCAAACAGATCTGTACAACCGAACAGTGCAAGATTAATTTTGGTCTTTGCATCAATGAACAAGGTGCAGTAGAATGAAAGTGTCTTATGCTCTCACTGCTCTGtgcagatgaaattaaatcttgacaaatgcaaagtaatgcacactggagagTAAATAACCTGTTCCCACTTATGGAAAAGACCTGGGCATCGCTCTGAACAGTTTGATGAAGACCCCTGCTTAATGCCAAGCAGCAGTCAAAACATGTTAAATGctcaaaaaatggaaaataatacaGAGAATATTTTAGTGTCATGATATAGCTCACGGGTACACCCTCACTTGGATTCTGTGTGCCATTGTGGTCACCCATTTGAACAAGGATGTAGCAGGAACAGGGGGCAAAATGGAAAGACTGTTTGGTTAAGAAAGGAGACGAATAGGAGGGGCTACAATAGAGGTTTACAGAGTAATGAATAGGATGAACAAAGTAGAGAAGGTGGCTTTGTTCATCCTCTCTTGTTAGAGAAGAACGGGGATATTCAATGAAACTGAGACAGCAAATTTTAATACTGCTAAAAGGAAATATGGCTTTACATGGTGCATAGTTAGCATGTGGAGCTCATTGATGCTGCATGTTCTTGTGGCCTGGAACTGGGTAGGATTCAAAAGAGGATTTATAGGGCTAATAGGAATACCTACAGTTACATTTGATAtgatttattaaaatgtaaagtGGGATCTTAAACTGCTGTGCAACTGGGCACGCGCTACCTGGCCGTGTGTTAGGAAGACACTTCCTCTAGAAGTAGACTAGTCCATAACTGCCCACAAGAGCAGTGGTATGCAAACTTTTCCAATTGCACCCCTGCCTCTCCATTACTGTGCAGCCAAATCTTCCTCAGCAGTGGAGCCTGGGCTGaaggtggaggtgggggcagaactgaggatgggggaggagctgagggcagagctgggctgggggcggggtggggtggggttgggggaagatCTGGCCTGAAGGCGGACCAGGACTGAGGGCTgaatggggtggggcggggctggggagtggagtggggctggaaGCACTGTGCTACCTCATTGTGGCAGGATTGCTTTCCCAGCTCGTCTTCCTATTCTTCTTCCTGAATGATGGTGGCAtcttctccttccttggagaggGCTTCATCCTTAATCTAGCAGTGAGAACACATGAATGAGCTGTGATTGCAGGATTCACACCACACTTAGTGACCTATCACACTCCATACATGTGCCAATCATAAACACTTCAATGTGCCACAGCAGAAAGCTGGACTGGATCCATTTGCTTCTTACTGTTTTCAAGGTAAGGCTGTTCAGCAATGACCAGCCTTAGTCACTGGGCTGTGCAGCAGTGTTCTCCATAGGTGCAAAGCGTGCAACTAAGGAACTAGCTGCCCAAACCTCTCGGTTTGTTCCGGAATAATGAGAGAAGGAAGTGCTGCCAAtaaaaaccagtaggagacaAGAAGCAAAATCTGGATCAGACAAGCACACAAGCTCAACTTCCTGGGCAAGAGTACAATAAACCCAAGGAATGTAGCCTCCTGAGAAACACACCTCCTGCTCTGCATGTCTCATGTGAGGCCATCTTCTGAGTAGCAGAGTTACAGGCAGAGTTATTTCTTATTCATTAATGATACCATCCATTCAGGAGTCATGCTCTTGGGAAATAAACAGCTCAGGATATGCCAAAATAAAGGGAGTATTAATAAGTGGTGGAGCAGCTGGGCTAGTGCTGGAGCTAGCTAGGTCTACAGTGACACCGGCACAATCCCTCAAAGGGGATTGGCTCAGGCCTCTCCTTTGAGGATCTCCTATGACAACTCCTGTATGGGATCAACGTACAAGGTCTCAACTCTAGATTCCTTCACTGTATTTACCATGTTCTTCTGCCTGTACTGTTTGTACTTCCAGCAGATTCTGCACTTTTCCCTACATGCTGGCTATTATCTGTTTTTACAGTCATGTCCACACCTTCCACACAGTTGTCTGAGCTATTTTGGGCAAGGTTTTGGTGCCTTTTCTTACACTGACTGATTTTATCTTGTTTTCCTCTCCTGTCCATCCTTAATCCTCCACTATGTGACATCTGCATATATGGTTTCTTGGCTCTCTTCCTGCAATGTTGCTGATTTGTACAACTTTTTCTAAAGCTCACAGTCTCTCAGCAAACCCTCTTCCCATCTCTGCAGTCACCATCCCAGAGCACCCACTTGTGGCATGACCCAGCATTTAGACAACTCTACTTGGGTTCTTAGGACTTCAGTGGTCTGGTATGGTGGTGACTTGGCCCTATGGCCAGGTCAAATGATAGTTCCACCCCTTTCGGGCTATCAATGTCCCAAACAAGTAGTGTCCCAACACAATACTGGTACTCAACACATCTCCAGTCTCACTCTTCTTCCAAAGCAGCATCTCCCCAAGCTTCCCCCTAGAGTTATTCTTCTTTTTCAAGGTTCACCACAGGAGTTAACGCTACTCCTGTAGCTTTCGCACAGTTCTCCTTCTGCCAGGCCCTGCCCACAGAGTTTAACCTCCAGACTACTCCTGAGTCTCTTGTTCCCCAAACCTCTAAACTCCTTCCTTTAAACTCTTCCCTGGGCCTGACACACCCTCCAGGTATAATCAGCTGGGGCTAACAGAGCTAGTTAACCCCTTCTTAGCCTGAGTGGGGTTTATACACGCCATCACAGATGTGCAAAAAGGTAAATAAAGCCCATCATGACCATGTTTGAAACGTCAGGCTCATTCTGTTGTTGGAGCCCAACTCCAGAGGCGGCTTCTGGAGGGTGAGAGAACTGGTGGATGTTGGAGGGGGTGTGCTTTTTATACCCTCAGCCAAGGTAGATAATGCTTGTGTGTACTCTCTACCAGAGACAGCATTATGAGGAGGAAGGGAACCTTTCTTGTGACAACATGcctccatggatttatatattgaGACCCCTGATTACCACCACACGTTCTGCTCCTTGTTCTAAAACCTTcctttctgcctccagctggtccAGGATCGTTTTCTGTAACAGTGGTGCATTGGCTCCTCTTACAGCAGCTACTAATTCTCCTCCCTGAAAGGTATTACAAGGCAATCAATCAGATGATATGCTTACTGGTGACaaagatgtttatttttattagtcCCACTAAAGCAGTTGAAATGCTAAACTAAATTTTTATTTTGAGGACAGTATTAATTATGGCAGAATCCAGGTTTAATTTAGTTACTGGCAAAGAATACCTCCACCAAAACTGAATGGGAAGTGGTAGGTGAAAGCAGTTAGTTTTTTAGAAGCATGAGCATTGATTTATTTATATTAGAGGAGAAAGGCTGAATCAGGAAAAAGCCACTCATTACTTGATGCACTGACATCCATGGAGGAGCTACCTAGAACTTGTCAGCTGCGTGGAGTGGGACTAGGTATTActgtaaggcagtgtttcccaaacttgggacgcagcttgtgtagggaaagcccctggcgggctgggctggtttatttacctgccacgtccgcaggtccagccgatcgcggctcccactggctgtggttcgccactTCAGgacaatgggagctactggaagcggcggaggccgagggacatactggccgcaggacatactggccgccacttccagcagctcccattggcctggagcggcgaaccgcggccagtgggagctgcgattggccggacctgcagatgcagcaggtagggccggctccaggcaccagcttaccaagcaggtgcttgggccggccacttcggagaggggcggcacgtccagctgttcggcggcaattcggcagatggtccctcactcctactcggagcaaaggacctcccgctgaattgccgccgcagatcgcgatcacggctttttttttttggttttgttttgttttgttttgtttggctgcttggggcggccaaaacccggccctggcagcaggtaaacaaaccagcccagcccgccaggggttttccctacacaagtggcgtcccaagtttgggaaacactgctctaagggGAGGGGATACAGTCATGTTTTCTTGTCTTGGTGGGGGATGCATTGCTTCCAGCCTGATCCATTTCTATTTGCTCAGGCAGATGTGGGGGAAGGGTGTGCAAGCTGGCCCTGCCAGAACAAGAGGAAATGATGTAACAACCCTAATAAGTGTAAGGGCCCTGCAAGACTTTCCTTGAACTCACAACAGCACAGGTAACCCAGTGGTCAGACTCAACCATGAAGCTATTACACATCTGTGCCATGAGCTGAGACGTGGCATGAAGGAGTCTTGCTACAGTGTATAGGAATtaggtagtatccctttaaatagcttGTGAGTCCTCTAGTGGTGTTGTGTGTTCTATGTTTAGAAACCTGCTCGAGCaacatgttggggggagggatagctcagtggtttgagcattggcctgttaaacccaaggttgtgagtttaatccttgagggggccatttggggcaaaatcagtagttggtcctgctagtgaaggcagggggctggactcaatgacctttcaaggtccttccacttctaggagatgggatatctccattaattataacaTGTTGTATATAGTAAGTAAACATGCTGATTTGGTCTACAACATGCCCAGTGGGTTCCATCATGTTAGGTTTGTTGAGTAAAGAGCAAAAGTAACATTTCCCCTGGGCTTTCTGATCCTGGATTCTTCCAAAAGACCGTGGGGCACACTGCTAGCATACctgggtggataaaaatcaattaaaaaattggcttttccattaaattaaatgcagacaattttttttaaataaacctatttaaaattaaaattgaaatgaCAACTAATCTTAAGGCCTAAACTTCTTATATTctaataaaatcatttaaattaaattcaaaacATAATagtaagcagtacatgtttgctgccaaattttaaagaaaatcaaaacaCAAAACTGGAAGACACTGACTAgacacctggaaccagagtttgatGAAGTGCCAAACTAACTTTTGACAGCATTATCCTCTTCTGTAGGTGAAGAGAGTATGCTTTCTTCTTTTCAATTTATGCATCTAGTTCAGttgaaagttaagaaaccaaACAGGaattgaaaaagcattaaagcttgttttttccccccaatctaTAAATATAAACTAGGGtgtgaggatgagatctactatttctaaaatcttgaaggacatgatgaccagaaacaatcagttcagttAAGTatagataatacttcctttaatAATTCAGTTTTACAGGAAGAAcgtgttttgataaactttttcttATGTATTCAGCACTTTTAAGGTAGCTTTATTTAATAACAAAACCTTTAATGCTGTCTGAGTCCATTTATAACTGAatctgaatttccatccaaatagagcttgacacaaatcacaagtaaaaaattaatcatcatataataaataagaaatgtatCATTCACAATTGTTTAAGATAATAAAAATGGGAAAATTAAGAGgctgaataaatgtaaattaagttatataattgtttaaataatGTGTATAGATACTGTGTATCATCCTGGCtagcaaaaagaagtaccaaaCTTAGTGTAAAGACTATATTttgttgcaaatcaacatgtttgaaTTGTCACCAATCaaagagaatcaacctttctctaggaaaataactaaaaagtacaaatgtaaACCACAATTAAAATCGATTATTAAAATCAAAGTTTCCTGCTTGTGGattcaaatcattatttaaataagtgatttaaattattttgctttaaattaaTCTACGTTGTGGCAGATCACAGTCAACTGTCTTCCCTTTGGGGATGATTGGGAGGTCCTGAGtaccacccccactccccagggaCAAAGCTTACTCAGCTCCAGGCCAGGCAGGTGTTCTGCCAGAGAGCCCTCTTTCCTACAGTGCCAGGAAATGAGGGCAGCATCCGTATTCCCTCAGGGTGAGCCATTCAGCCTGTGGAAATAGGGAAAAGTTCTCTTCTGTATACATGCTATGTATACAACACCATTCTCCATCATCTGCACAAGCTTTCCAAGTGCCCATCTCCACTCATTTGACCTCAGCTACTCGGACTGTCCAGCACTAGGGAGATAGAAGAGAGGTGCTAACACTGCTCaaatgacaccttttagatacacgTCAATAGCCAGTGAGCACACACTCTCATGATATAATTGAGACATGCATTGCCTATTGGCAGGTGACAAAGGGCTCTTGCAACTCTGGTTCCTCACTCCCATTGTCTATCTTCAGTTATGGCCTGAGCACAAACAGTGCTGCCCTGGCCCCTCAGCACGGCTGTAGGTACAGGTCAGCAAGATGCTCTACGGGAGGGTTCTTGCCATCTGTGAATGAACTAAAGAGGAGGGAAGCAGCATGTTCTATGGGAGCAGCTTGAACCATTTCACATAGTAATGGATGGAAGGCATGAGTGACTAGACAAGTTACTCTCTCACTGGGCACAGACAAGGGGAGACCTGAAGTGATTTAAAGACAAAGCCCTGGTTCTCAACTATGTGGGGTTTTAATAAGTGGCCTGTGGGGCTCATTGCACAGGATATCATGGAGTCCAGGATTCAGAAAGGACATTCAGATGGAGAGTGAGACCATCCACTGTTACATTAATGAGGGTGATTTTGTCCTTTTAAAGAAGGGATACacaccttcatgcttcagggcaagaGTCAACCCTGACTGATGGGGGCTAGGAAGAAACTtgccctatgggcaggttattctATAACTGCCATTAGGAGCATTCTAACACCTCCCTCTGATGCAGCTCATCCTGGACAATGGTGGAGAAATGACACCAGCTTAGCTGGACCTTGGTCCTGATCCCATCAGCTCTTCATCGCATTTCAAAATTCCATTACACATTTATTTCCCCTCACCTATACAGTATATCTTAACGTCTCTTTTGTTcagttatttattaataaaataacaatgTTGTAATTGGATTATTTACAGCTGCTCTGGAAAGCAACTTAGGACAGAGTGTTCAAAAGATAATAACTGATTGGATATGATGCTATTGTGTCCAGATGGTGGGTACATTATAAATACCtagacagacacacagaaaataaaatgactATCATGCATGGCAGCATTTGGGATAGATAAATCAGGTTGCATTCAGGACAGGATTTTGGCACCAAACTGATTAGCGAAGTGAATGAAAGAGGTGGAATATATATCCAGGAGCTGGAGATCAAAAACGCAAACAAGGCATCTTTGGAAGAAAATGATTATTTCAACTGGTAAGGTTTATTAttgtttacaattttaaaatattctaactTACTGCATAAAACAGAAAGGTAGGTTCACATTTTCCCCTGTAGTTCTCTAGAGCATCAATGGAATCTACTTCAGCCTAAATAAAACACAATATCAAATTGGTTATATCAAAATTTTACATTGTAGAAaagtaaacatttcaaaaagggTTGAGAAATATTTTTGCCCTATTAGTGTGCGGGTttggaaaagcttttaaaatatgtttttagatATACACATTGcttatacaccgctacctcaatataacgtgacccgatataacacgaatttggatataacgcggtaaagcagtgctccagggggacggggctgtgcactccggtggatcaaagcaagttcaatataacgcggtttcacctataacacggtaagattttttggcttccgaggacagcgttatatcaaggtagaggtgtattaagatCTTATTTTAAATGTCACTACCAATTTGTTCACTGTGCAAACAACATCCTTCTTTAATAAAGGTGCTAAgcaccatttttaaaattatcccCTATAAGATGTACATCCAGCCTCCAAATTAGCTTACttgcatttttaaataacttttaaatgttttaatgacTGAAAGGAAGGCACAGCCACACATAGGCACATGAGGGATTATTGGCATATCTGATTTTTGATCCCACTCTctatgggaccccactggaaacaccccCACTCATTACTGATTCCCTAATAGCAATCATGTTTTGAGAGCTATTCAGCCAGCTGAGCTATTTAATATGCACCATATTGATTCTTTATAGTGTTAGGTTGTTAATCAGAATAAGTCAAAtgtttacagaagtctaaatacagGTATATTATATCACCACAGTTACCTTGGTGAGTCAAACTTGTCATCAAAGAACAATACCAAATGTGATTGATTAGGAATGAATAAGACCATGTTGATTAGCATTACTTATACTTCCAAATATGATAAAATACATAAAACCAAAAGCCTATTAGTCAGAATTGAAGATGTGTTGAGATGAATTATCCATTTCTTTATGCGTGATAAGAAAAAGTGTTTGTGCAGTGTAAGGTTTGAGGTTCTGACTTATTCATGTCCTTGTTCTTAAGTGCCTGAGTTTATAAGTGATATGATAGGCACATACCTTGTTGCCATTTAGCAACCTTAACTAACTTCTAAAAGGAAGATTTTATATTTGGAATGTAATTAGAAAGTCATTGGAATGCAT
This genomic interval from Malaclemys terrapin pileata isolate rMalTer1 chromosome 9, rMalTer1.hap1, whole genome shotgun sequence contains the following:
- the NME9 gene encoding thioredoxin domain-containing protein 6, which produces MASKKKEIILQVTINNQELWEEMLGFKGLIVVDVYQGWCGPCRTVVNLFRKIRNELGDDLLHFAVAEVDSIDALENYRGKCEPTFLFYAGGELVAAVRGANAPLLQKTILDQLEAERKVLEQGAERVVIKDEALSKEGEDATIIQEEE